One part of the Vitis riparia cultivar Riparia Gloire de Montpellier isolate 1030 chromosome 8, EGFV_Vit.rip_1.0, whole genome shotgun sequence genome encodes these proteins:
- the LOC117920754 gene encoding calmodulin-interacting protein 111 isoform X1, with protein MPSKTKKHSKSLSKLSYSDKSESPSVSSVLTPPPDLEISEEDLLRYLDEASSKCPSLIGKSAFIGRVTGVDPDSKGCKIWLSEPSMVAFNLAPGSTVSVSLASSKKKFSNGFPLSSLTYESTRHFQVDSGNKMPGEAGNYFALATVFPSCKVLKNGVRLSLNLYHTMGSPASARIVFVYLIQSQSVTGFVNGSRKSHSTTINGLSLYKCKELYLEMIPSKNGSTVNSDMQSTVQLSTETTNYQVSNGAASSPKTPVSYQSKLISPNSNQLTSPICDDSVSSLSNPNNKIFASFDITEVLGDETAKKLLQSCAASWLYSRSLLTGNLVTIPILSELCTFCVRGAIKLSPDSDNHDLTDERSHGLFSRAPDSVSHVDDACVVDRETKVYLYLPSNSSSETPQKGRPPHVELEFKNFKANVGSAVKLGGLSEEYAVLKDIIISTSVKNTLSSMGLRTTKGVLLHGPPGTGKTSLARLCICDAGVNLFSVNGAEIVSQYYGESEQALHEIFDSASQAAPAVVFIDELDAIAPARKDGGEELSHRIVATLLNLMDGISRTDGILVIAATNRPDSIEPALRRPGRLDREMEIGVPSPGQRYDILLNLLSEMENSLSDMQIQQLATVTHGFVGADLAALCNEAALVCLRRYVKFKKSCDDFHCNRTSIVHDGKIADPDDSEALEDQFSRDHPDCASSSPPDLSVSSENLPYFGVQKTTSNRTNNIWNGVDASVRRSFIMEEECMLVVTFEDFEKARMKIRPSAMREVILEVPRVKWEDVGGQNEVKAQLMEAVEWPQKHQDAFKRIGTRPPTGVLLFGPPGCSKTLMARAVASEAGLNFLAVKGPELFSKWVGESEKAVRSLFAKARANAPSIIFFDEIDGLAVIRGKESDGVSVADRVMSQLLVELDGLHQRVDVTVIAATNRPDKIDPALLRPGRFDRLLYVGPPNESDRADIFHIHLCKIPFSSDVSIGELAFLTEGYTGADISLICREAAIAAIEDNLDASEITMEHLKTAIRQVQPSELQSYQELSTKFQRLVHSSDKRDESGLPLRSSKSTWMPLWILITSIKQFLYWFPAAISCSKSSSSRRT; from the exons ATGCCTTCAAAGACAAAGAAGCATTCCAAGTCATTATCGAAGCTCTCGTATTCTGATAAGTCAGAATCTCCGTCTGTTTCATCAGTGTTGACACCACCGCCTGATTTAGAAATTAGCGAAGAAGATCTCCTACGGTATCTTGACGAGGCTTCAAGCAAATGCCCTTCTCTGATTGGGAAATCTGCTTTCATTGGCCGAGTCACAGGTGTTGACCCTGATTCAAAAGGCTGTAAAatttggctttcagagccttCTATGGTTGCTTTTAACCTTGCCCCTGGTTCTACTGTTTCG GTGTCACTTGCCTCGtcaaagaagaaattttcaaatggCTTTCCTCTCAGCTCATTAACATATGAAAGTACTAGACATTTTCAAGTTGATTCTGGGAATAAAATGCCTGGTGAAGCAGGGAACTACTTTGCTCTTGCTACAGTTTTTCCTTCTTGTAAG gtGTTGAAGAATGGGGTACGGCTTTCGTTGAACCTTTATCATACTATGGGTTCTCCTGCTTCAGCCAGGATTGTGTTTGTTTACCTTATCCAAAGTCAATCTGTTACTGGTTTTGTAAATGGAAGTCGTAAATCACACAGCACGACAATTAATGGTCTCTCACTATACAAGTGCAAGGAGTTATATTTAGAGATGATTCCTTCAAAGAATGGATCGACAGTGAACAGTGATATGCAGTCAACTGTTCAACTTTCTACTGAAACAACAAATTATCAAGTTAGCAATGGAGCTGCCTCATCGCCTAAGACACCAGTGTCATATCAGTCAAAGCTTATTTCTCCTAATTCTAATCAGTTGACTTCACCTATATGTGACGATTCAGTGTCAAGTTTATCCAAtccaaataacaaaatttttgcTTCATTTGACATAACAGAAGTATTAGGTGATGAAACTGCAAAGAAACTTTTGCAGTCATGTGCTGCTTCATGGTTATACTCTCGCAGTTTACTCACCGGGAATCTTGTGACAATCCCAATACTTTCAGAACTTTGCACTTTCTGTGTGAGAGGTGCTATTAAATTGTCACCTGATAGTGATAATCATGATTTGACAGATGAAAGAAGTCATGGTTTGTTCTCTCGAGCTCCTGATTCAGTGAGCCATGTGGATGATGCTTGTGTTGTAGACCGTGAAACAaaagtatatttatatttgcCATCAAATTCATCATCAGAGACTCCACAGAAAGGACGTCCACCACATGTGGAACTTGAATTTAAGAATTTCAAAGCTAACGTTGGAAGTGCTGTTAAATTGGGTGGTCTATCAGAGGAATATGCAGTTCTAAAGGATATCATAATTTCCACATCAGTGAAAAACACTCTGTCAAG TATGGGTTTGCGAACTACAAAAGGAGTGCTTCTTCATGGTCCACCTGGTACAGGAAAGACTTCTTTGGCTCGATTATGTATTTGTGATGCTGGTGTCAACCTTTTCTCTGTAAATGGAGCTGAAATTGTTAGTCAATACTATGGAGAGAGTGAGCAAGCATTGCATGAAATTTTTGATTCAGCTAGCCAAGCTGCACCTGCTGTG GTGTTCATTGATGAGTTGGATGCCATCGCCCCTGCACGCAAAGATGGAGGGGAAGAGCTATCTCATAGAATAGTTGCCACATTATTGAATTTGATGGATGGGATCAGTAGAACTGATGGGATACTTGTAATTGCTGCTACCAACAGGCCTGATAGTATTGAGCCTGCACTCAGACGGCCTGGAAGACTGGACAGGGAAATGGAAATTG GTGTCCCATCTCCTGGGCAACGATATGATATTTTACTCAACCTCCTTAGTGAAATGGAAAACTCTCTTTCGGACATGCAAATTCAACAGCTTGCTACAGTTACCCATGGTTTTGTGGGTGCTGATTTAGCCGCCCTTTGCAACGAGGCAGCCTTGGTTTGTCTGAGGCGTTATGTTAAGTTCAAGAAATCTTGTGATGATTTCCATTGCAACAGAACATCAATTGTACATGATGGTAAAATTGCAGACCCTGATGACTCGGAAGCTTTGGAAGACCAGTTTTCAAGGGATCATCCAGATTGTGCATCTTCCTCTCCCCCAGATTTGTCTGTTTCGTCAGAGAACCTACCATATTTTGGAGTCCAGAAAACAACCTCCAATAGGACAAATAATATTTGGAACGGAGTTGATGCTAGTGTTAGGAGGTCCTTTATAATGGAAGAAGAATGCATGTTGGTAGTCACTTTTGAGGACTTTGAAAAGGCTAGGATGAAAATAAGGCCTAGTGCTATGCGAGAG GTAATACTTGAGGTTCCAAGGGTTAAGTGGGAAGATGTTGGTGGCCAAAATGAGGTTAAGGCACAGCTAATGGAAGCTGTAGAATGGCCTCAAAAACATCAGGATGCTTTCAAGCGTATTGGGACCCGCCCCCCAACAGGTGTATTGTTGTTTGGACCTCCAGGTTGCAGCAAAACCCTCATGGCTCGTGCAGTAGCTTCTGAGGCAGGTCTGAATTTCCTGGCTGTTAAGGGCCCCGAACTTTTCAGCAAATGGGTTGGTGAATCTGAAAAGGCTGTAAGGTCTCTGTTTGCAAAGGCTAGGGCCAATGCTccttctattatattttttgatgAAATAGATGGTCTTGCTGTTATTCGTGGGAAGGAAAGTGATGGGGTTTCGGTCGCTGACAGGGTTATGAGTCAACTTCTTGTTGAATTAGATG gtTTGCACCAACGAGTTGATGTTACTGTTATTGCTGCTACAAATCGGCCTGACAAGATTGATCCTGCTCTTCTAAGACCAg GACGCTTTGATCGGCTGTTATACGTGGGACCCCCAAATGAGAGCGATCGGGCAGATATATTCCACATTCATTTGTGTAAAATTCCATTCAGTTCTGATGTCAGCATAGGGGAGCTGGCTTTCCTCACTGAAGGCTATACTGGGGCTGATATATCATTAATCTGCCGGGAAGCAGCTATTGCAGCTATTGAA GATAACCTTGATGCTTCAGAAATAACTATGGAACACCTAAAGACTGCTATTAGACAAGTACAGCCATCAGAACTCCAATCTTACCAAGAGTTATCGACAAAATTTCAACGGCTTGTGCACTCTAGTGATAAAAGAGATGAATCAGGGCTTCCATTGCGCTCAAGTAAATCAACCTGGATGCCTCTCTG GATCCTGATAACATCCATCAAGCAGTTCCTTTATTGGTTTCCTGCAGCAATTTCATGTTCCAAATCTTCCTCAAGCAGACGGACTTAG
- the LOC117920754 gene encoding calmodulin-interacting protein 111 isoform X3, translating into MKVLDIFKLILGIKCLVKQGTTLLLLQFFLLVLKNGVRLSLNLYHTMGSPASARIVFVYLIQSQSVTGFVNGSRKSHSTTINGLSLYKCKELYLEMIPSKNGSTVNSDMQSTVQLSTETTNYQVSNGAASSPKTPVSYQSKLISPNSNQLTSPICDDSVSSLSNPNNKIFASFDITEVLGDETAKKLLQSCAASWLYSRSLLTGNLVTIPILSELCTFCVRGAIKLSPDSDNHDLTDERSHGLFSRAPDSVSHVDDACVVDRETKVYLYLPSNSSSETPQKGRPPHVELEFKNFKANVGSAVKLGGLSEEYAVLKDIIISTSVKNTLSSMGLRTTKGVLLHGPPGTGKTSLARLCICDAGVNLFSVNGAEIVSQYYGESEQALHEIFDSASQAAPAVVFIDELDAIAPARKDGGEELSHRIVATLLNLMDGISRTDGILVIAATNRPDSIEPALRRPGRLDREMEIGVPSPGQRYDILLNLLSEMENSLSDMQIQQLATVTHGFVGADLAALCNEAALVCLRRYVKFKKSCDDFHCNRTSIVHDGKIADPDDSEALEDQFSRDHPDCASSSPPDLSVSSENLPYFGVQKTTSNRTNNIWNGVDASVRRSFIMEEECMLVVTFEDFEKARMKIRPSAMREVILEVPRVKWEDVGGQNEVKAQLMEAVEWPQKHQDAFKRIGTRPPTGVLLFGPPGCSKTLMARAVASEAGLNFLAVKGPELFSKWVGESEKAVRSLFAKARANAPSIIFFDEIDGLAVIRGKESDGVSVADRVMSQLLVELDGLHQRVDVTVIAATNRPDKIDPALLRPGRFDRLLYVGPPNESDRADIFHIHLCKIPFSSDVSIGELAFLTEGYTGADISLICREAAIAAIEDNLDASEITMEHLKTAIRQVQPSELQSYQELSTKFQRLVHSSDKRDESGLPLRSSKSTWMPLWILITSIKQFLYWFPAAISCSKSSSSRRT; encoded by the exons ATGAAAGTACTAGACATTTTCAAGTTGATTCTGGGAATAAAATGCCTGGTGAAGCAGGGAACTACTTTGCTCTTGCTACAGTTTTTCCTTCTT gtGTTGAAGAATGGGGTACGGCTTTCGTTGAACCTTTATCATACTATGGGTTCTCCTGCTTCAGCCAGGATTGTGTTTGTTTACCTTATCCAAAGTCAATCTGTTACTGGTTTTGTAAATGGAAGTCGTAAATCACACAGCACGACAATTAATGGTCTCTCACTATACAAGTGCAAGGAGTTATATTTAGAGATGATTCCTTCAAAGAATGGATCGACAGTGAACAGTGATATGCAGTCAACTGTTCAACTTTCTACTGAAACAACAAATTATCAAGTTAGCAATGGAGCTGCCTCATCGCCTAAGACACCAGTGTCATATCAGTCAAAGCTTATTTCTCCTAATTCTAATCAGTTGACTTCACCTATATGTGACGATTCAGTGTCAAGTTTATCCAAtccaaataacaaaatttttgcTTCATTTGACATAACAGAAGTATTAGGTGATGAAACTGCAAAGAAACTTTTGCAGTCATGTGCTGCTTCATGGTTATACTCTCGCAGTTTACTCACCGGGAATCTTGTGACAATCCCAATACTTTCAGAACTTTGCACTTTCTGTGTGAGAGGTGCTATTAAATTGTCACCTGATAGTGATAATCATGATTTGACAGATGAAAGAAGTCATGGTTTGTTCTCTCGAGCTCCTGATTCAGTGAGCCATGTGGATGATGCTTGTGTTGTAGACCGTGAAACAaaagtatatttatatttgcCATCAAATTCATCATCAGAGACTCCACAGAAAGGACGTCCACCACATGTGGAACTTGAATTTAAGAATTTCAAAGCTAACGTTGGAAGTGCTGTTAAATTGGGTGGTCTATCAGAGGAATATGCAGTTCTAAAGGATATCATAATTTCCACATCAGTGAAAAACACTCTGTCAAG TATGGGTTTGCGAACTACAAAAGGAGTGCTTCTTCATGGTCCACCTGGTACAGGAAAGACTTCTTTGGCTCGATTATGTATTTGTGATGCTGGTGTCAACCTTTTCTCTGTAAATGGAGCTGAAATTGTTAGTCAATACTATGGAGAGAGTGAGCAAGCATTGCATGAAATTTTTGATTCAGCTAGCCAAGCTGCACCTGCTGTG GTGTTCATTGATGAGTTGGATGCCATCGCCCCTGCACGCAAAGATGGAGGGGAAGAGCTATCTCATAGAATAGTTGCCACATTATTGAATTTGATGGATGGGATCAGTAGAACTGATGGGATACTTGTAATTGCTGCTACCAACAGGCCTGATAGTATTGAGCCTGCACTCAGACGGCCTGGAAGACTGGACAGGGAAATGGAAATTG GTGTCCCATCTCCTGGGCAACGATATGATATTTTACTCAACCTCCTTAGTGAAATGGAAAACTCTCTTTCGGACATGCAAATTCAACAGCTTGCTACAGTTACCCATGGTTTTGTGGGTGCTGATTTAGCCGCCCTTTGCAACGAGGCAGCCTTGGTTTGTCTGAGGCGTTATGTTAAGTTCAAGAAATCTTGTGATGATTTCCATTGCAACAGAACATCAATTGTACATGATGGTAAAATTGCAGACCCTGATGACTCGGAAGCTTTGGAAGACCAGTTTTCAAGGGATCATCCAGATTGTGCATCTTCCTCTCCCCCAGATTTGTCTGTTTCGTCAGAGAACCTACCATATTTTGGAGTCCAGAAAACAACCTCCAATAGGACAAATAATATTTGGAACGGAGTTGATGCTAGTGTTAGGAGGTCCTTTATAATGGAAGAAGAATGCATGTTGGTAGTCACTTTTGAGGACTTTGAAAAGGCTAGGATGAAAATAAGGCCTAGTGCTATGCGAGAG GTAATACTTGAGGTTCCAAGGGTTAAGTGGGAAGATGTTGGTGGCCAAAATGAGGTTAAGGCACAGCTAATGGAAGCTGTAGAATGGCCTCAAAAACATCAGGATGCTTTCAAGCGTATTGGGACCCGCCCCCCAACAGGTGTATTGTTGTTTGGACCTCCAGGTTGCAGCAAAACCCTCATGGCTCGTGCAGTAGCTTCTGAGGCAGGTCTGAATTTCCTGGCTGTTAAGGGCCCCGAACTTTTCAGCAAATGGGTTGGTGAATCTGAAAAGGCTGTAAGGTCTCTGTTTGCAAAGGCTAGGGCCAATGCTccttctattatattttttgatgAAATAGATGGTCTTGCTGTTATTCGTGGGAAGGAAAGTGATGGGGTTTCGGTCGCTGACAGGGTTATGAGTCAACTTCTTGTTGAATTAGATG gtTTGCACCAACGAGTTGATGTTACTGTTATTGCTGCTACAAATCGGCCTGACAAGATTGATCCTGCTCTTCTAAGACCAg GACGCTTTGATCGGCTGTTATACGTGGGACCCCCAAATGAGAGCGATCGGGCAGATATATTCCACATTCATTTGTGTAAAATTCCATTCAGTTCTGATGTCAGCATAGGGGAGCTGGCTTTCCTCACTGAAGGCTATACTGGGGCTGATATATCATTAATCTGCCGGGAAGCAGCTATTGCAGCTATTGAA GATAACCTTGATGCTTCAGAAATAACTATGGAACACCTAAAGACTGCTATTAGACAAGTACAGCCATCAGAACTCCAATCTTACCAAGAGTTATCGACAAAATTTCAACGGCTTGTGCACTCTAGTGATAAAAGAGATGAATCAGGGCTTCCATTGCGCTCAAGTAAATCAACCTGGATGCCTCTCTG GATCCTGATAACATCCATCAAGCAGTTCCTTTATTGGTTTCCTGCAGCAATTTCATGTTCCAAATCTTCCTCAAGCAGACGGACTTAG
- the LOC117920754 gene encoding calmodulin-interacting protein 111 isoform X4: MGSPASARIVFVYLIQSQSVTGFVNGSRKSHSTTINGLSLYKCKELYLEMIPSKNGSTVNSDMQSTVQLSTETTNYQVSNGAASSPKTPVSYQSKLISPNSNQLTSPICDDSVSSLSNPNNKIFASFDITEVLGDETAKKLLQSCAASWLYSRSLLTGNLVTIPILSELCTFCVRGAIKLSPDSDNHDLTDERSHGLFSRAPDSVSHVDDACVVDRETKVYLYLPSNSSSETPQKGRPPHVELEFKNFKANVGSAVKLGGLSEEYAVLKDIIISTSVKNTLSSMGLRTTKGVLLHGPPGTGKTSLARLCICDAGVNLFSVNGAEIVSQYYGESEQALHEIFDSASQAAPAVVFIDELDAIAPARKDGGEELSHRIVATLLNLMDGISRTDGILVIAATNRPDSIEPALRRPGRLDREMEIGVPSPGQRYDILLNLLSEMENSLSDMQIQQLATVTHGFVGADLAALCNEAALVCLRRYVKFKKSCDDFHCNRTSIVHDGKIADPDDSEALEDQFSRDHPDCASSSPPDLSVSSENLPYFGVQKTTSNRTNNIWNGVDASVRRSFIMEEECMLVVTFEDFEKARMKIRPSAMREVILEVPRVKWEDVGGQNEVKAQLMEAVEWPQKHQDAFKRIGTRPPTGVLLFGPPGCSKTLMARAVASEAGLNFLAVKGPELFSKWVGESEKAVRSLFAKARANAPSIIFFDEIDGLAVIRGKESDGVSVADRVMSQLLVELDGLHQRVDVTVIAATNRPDKIDPALLRPGRFDRLLYVGPPNESDRADIFHIHLCKIPFSSDVSIGELAFLTEGYTGADISLICREAAIAAIEDNLDASEITMEHLKTAIRQVQPSELQSYQELSTKFQRLVHSSDKRDESGLPLRSSKSTWMPLWILITSIKQFLYWFPAAISCSKSSSSRRT, translated from the exons ATGGGTTCTCCTGCTTCAGCCAGGATTGTGTTTGTTTACCTTATCCAAAGTCAATCTGTTACTGGTTTTGTAAATGGAAGTCGTAAATCACACAGCACGACAATTAATGGTCTCTCACTATACAAGTGCAAGGAGTTATATTTAGAGATGATTCCTTCAAAGAATGGATCGACAGTGAACAGTGATATGCAGTCAACTGTTCAACTTTCTACTGAAACAACAAATTATCAAGTTAGCAATGGAGCTGCCTCATCGCCTAAGACACCAGTGTCATATCAGTCAAAGCTTATTTCTCCTAATTCTAATCAGTTGACTTCACCTATATGTGACGATTCAGTGTCAAGTTTATCCAAtccaaataacaaaatttttgcTTCATTTGACATAACAGAAGTATTAGGTGATGAAACTGCAAAGAAACTTTTGCAGTCATGTGCTGCTTCATGGTTATACTCTCGCAGTTTACTCACCGGGAATCTTGTGACAATCCCAATACTTTCAGAACTTTGCACTTTCTGTGTGAGAGGTGCTATTAAATTGTCACCTGATAGTGATAATCATGATTTGACAGATGAAAGAAGTCATGGTTTGTTCTCTCGAGCTCCTGATTCAGTGAGCCATGTGGATGATGCTTGTGTTGTAGACCGTGAAACAaaagtatatttatatttgcCATCAAATTCATCATCAGAGACTCCACAGAAAGGACGTCCACCACATGTGGAACTTGAATTTAAGAATTTCAAAGCTAACGTTGGAAGTGCTGTTAAATTGGGTGGTCTATCAGAGGAATATGCAGTTCTAAAGGATATCATAATTTCCACATCAGTGAAAAACACTCTGTCAAG TATGGGTTTGCGAACTACAAAAGGAGTGCTTCTTCATGGTCCACCTGGTACAGGAAAGACTTCTTTGGCTCGATTATGTATTTGTGATGCTGGTGTCAACCTTTTCTCTGTAAATGGAGCTGAAATTGTTAGTCAATACTATGGAGAGAGTGAGCAAGCATTGCATGAAATTTTTGATTCAGCTAGCCAAGCTGCACCTGCTGTG GTGTTCATTGATGAGTTGGATGCCATCGCCCCTGCACGCAAAGATGGAGGGGAAGAGCTATCTCATAGAATAGTTGCCACATTATTGAATTTGATGGATGGGATCAGTAGAACTGATGGGATACTTGTAATTGCTGCTACCAACAGGCCTGATAGTATTGAGCCTGCACTCAGACGGCCTGGAAGACTGGACAGGGAAATGGAAATTG GTGTCCCATCTCCTGGGCAACGATATGATATTTTACTCAACCTCCTTAGTGAAATGGAAAACTCTCTTTCGGACATGCAAATTCAACAGCTTGCTACAGTTACCCATGGTTTTGTGGGTGCTGATTTAGCCGCCCTTTGCAACGAGGCAGCCTTGGTTTGTCTGAGGCGTTATGTTAAGTTCAAGAAATCTTGTGATGATTTCCATTGCAACAGAACATCAATTGTACATGATGGTAAAATTGCAGACCCTGATGACTCGGAAGCTTTGGAAGACCAGTTTTCAAGGGATCATCCAGATTGTGCATCTTCCTCTCCCCCAGATTTGTCTGTTTCGTCAGAGAACCTACCATATTTTGGAGTCCAGAAAACAACCTCCAATAGGACAAATAATATTTGGAACGGAGTTGATGCTAGTGTTAGGAGGTCCTTTATAATGGAAGAAGAATGCATGTTGGTAGTCACTTTTGAGGACTTTGAAAAGGCTAGGATGAAAATAAGGCCTAGTGCTATGCGAGAG GTAATACTTGAGGTTCCAAGGGTTAAGTGGGAAGATGTTGGTGGCCAAAATGAGGTTAAGGCACAGCTAATGGAAGCTGTAGAATGGCCTCAAAAACATCAGGATGCTTTCAAGCGTATTGGGACCCGCCCCCCAACAGGTGTATTGTTGTTTGGACCTCCAGGTTGCAGCAAAACCCTCATGGCTCGTGCAGTAGCTTCTGAGGCAGGTCTGAATTTCCTGGCTGTTAAGGGCCCCGAACTTTTCAGCAAATGGGTTGGTGAATCTGAAAAGGCTGTAAGGTCTCTGTTTGCAAAGGCTAGGGCCAATGCTccttctattatattttttgatgAAATAGATGGTCTTGCTGTTATTCGTGGGAAGGAAAGTGATGGGGTTTCGGTCGCTGACAGGGTTATGAGTCAACTTCTTGTTGAATTAGATG gtTTGCACCAACGAGTTGATGTTACTGTTATTGCTGCTACAAATCGGCCTGACAAGATTGATCCTGCTCTTCTAAGACCAg GACGCTTTGATCGGCTGTTATACGTGGGACCCCCAAATGAGAGCGATCGGGCAGATATATTCCACATTCATTTGTGTAAAATTCCATTCAGTTCTGATGTCAGCATAGGGGAGCTGGCTTTCCTCACTGAAGGCTATACTGGGGCTGATATATCATTAATCTGCCGGGAAGCAGCTATTGCAGCTATTGAA GATAACCTTGATGCTTCAGAAATAACTATGGAACACCTAAAGACTGCTATTAGACAAGTACAGCCATCAGAACTCCAATCTTACCAAGAGTTATCGACAAAATTTCAACGGCTTGTGCACTCTAGTGATAAAAGAGATGAATCAGGGCTTCCATTGCGCTCAAGTAAATCAACCTGGATGCCTCTCTG GATCCTGATAACATCCATCAAGCAGTTCCTTTATTGGTTTCCTGCAGCAATTTCATGTTCCAAATCTTCCTCAAGCAGACGGACTTAG